In Thermomicrobiales bacterium, one DNA window encodes the following:
- a CDS encoding altronate dehydratase family protein has translation MSSNQMSTGAISLEKAPKDPVALASVAVLLHPDDEVAVAKSSLLPGTQLILNDGSILRIGQMIPVGHKFALRDVPYDGVIHKYGQIIGFATQDISAGQHVHNHNMGIKELELDYAFSQDYEPVELAPEAERRTFMGFRRPDGRVGTRNYVAVLASVNCSSSATVRIAEHFAQPGALDDYPNVDGVIALPHKGGCGAHIGSRDLYIFQRTLAGTVHHPNVGGYVVLSLGCEVNQPTDMIDATPMKDDAPSVLTIQTDGGFLKTVEAGIEAVKRILPQANAYTREEVPASELVVALQCGGSDGWSGVTANPGLGKAADIVVKQGGTVVLGETTEVYGAEHLLTRRAITPEVGQKLIDCIHWWEDYTSYFGGSIDNNPSPGNKLGGLSNIYEKSLGAAAKAGSTPLNQVVGYGERVTERGFVHMDSPGYDPVSVTGQVAGGCNVVVFTTGRGSAFGYKPAPSIKIATNSILYANQEPDMDINAGKVLDGITLDELGEEIFEKILAVASGEKSKSEAAGVGQEEFNPWILGAML, from the coding sequence ATGAGCTCGAACCAGATGAGTACCGGTGCGATCAGCCTCGAAAAGGCGCCAAAGGATCCGGTCGCCCTTGCCTCCGTGGCGGTTCTCCTGCATCCCGATGACGAGGTGGCGGTCGCCAAGTCGTCGTTGCTGCCCGGCACCCAGTTGATCCTGAACGATGGTTCGATCCTGCGGATCGGGCAGATGATCCCTGTGGGTCATAAGTTCGCGCTGCGCGACGTGCCGTACGACGGTGTGATCCACAAATATGGTCAGATCATCGGATTTGCCACCCAGGACATCTCCGCCGGTCAACACGTTCATAACCACAACATGGGCATCAAGGAGCTGGAGCTGGACTACGCGTTCAGCCAGGACTACGAACCGGTCGAGTTGGCGCCGGAAGCGGAACGCCGCACCTTCATGGGGTTCCGCCGGCCCGATGGGCGGGTGGGTACGCGCAACTATGTCGCCGTTCTGGCTTCGGTCAACTGCTCGTCGTCCGCGACGGTTCGCATCGCCGAGCACTTCGCCCAACCCGGCGCATTGGATGACTATCCGAATGTCGATGGCGTCATCGCGTTGCCGCACAAAGGCGGGTGTGGCGCGCATATCGGATCGCGCGATCTCTACATCTTCCAGCGAACCCTGGCTGGCACCGTGCACCATCCCAATGTGGGCGGCTATGTGGTCCTCTCGTTGGGGTGCGAGGTCAATCAGCCGACTGACATGATCGATGCGACGCCGATGAAGGACGATGCGCCCTCGGTGCTCACGATTCAGACCGATGGTGGGTTCCTGAAAACAGTCGAAGCCGGGATCGAAGCAGTCAAGCGGATCTTGCCCCAGGCGAACGCGTATACGCGCGAGGAGGTGCCCGCATCCGAGCTGGTCGTGGCGTTGCAGTGCGGTGGTTCGGACGGCTGGTCGGGCGTGACTGCCAATCCCGGTCTGGGGAAGGCGGCGGATATCGTCGTGAAGCAGGGCGGCACGGTTGTGCTGGGCGAGACGACCGAGGTCTATGGCGCCGAGCACCTGCTCACGCGCCGCGCGATCACACCGGAGGTGGGGCAGAAACTGATCGACTGCATTCATTGGTGGGAGGACTACACCTCCTACTTTGGCGGCAGCATCGACAACAACCCGTCTCCGGGCAACAAGCTGGGCGGTCTCTCGAACATCTATGAGAAGTCACTCGGCGCGGCGGCAAAGGCTGGGTCCACTCCGCTGAACCAGGTCGTCGGCTACGGTGAGCGGGTGACCGAGCGCGGGTTCGTGCATATGGACAGCCCCGGATACGACCCTGTTTCCGTGACCGGGCAGGTGGCCGGCGGATGCAATGTCGTCGTGTTCACGACCGGGCGAGGCTCGGCCTTTGGGTACAAGCCGGCGCCGAGCATCAAGATCGCCACGAACAGCATTCTCTACGCGAACCAGGAACCGGACATGGACATCAATGCCGGCAAGGTGCTGGATGGCATCACGCTCGACGAGCTCGGCGAAGAGATCTTCGAGAAGATCCTGGCCGTTGCTTCGGGTGAGAAGTCCAAGAGCGAAGCGGCAGGTGTGGGCCAGGAAGAATTCAACCCCTGGATTCTCGGGGCGATGCTCTAG
- a CDS encoding DUF429 domain-containing protein — protein sequence MFVVGVDGCRGGWVAAEWNTRKKTIQLKVFASFTEVLSAYPEKLAKAIAVDIPIGLIDGSRKCDIEARAALICRKSSVFPAPYRSYVNRTDYHTTNEDSKNQFGKGISAQAFGIYRKVAEVDGIVIPEFQSRVIEVHPEICFWAMNNKKDVCASKHSGPGYLQRIELLRKNIDLQDLEWEKVMTGVRRAKPDDVLDAIAAAWSARRWANGSFERFPAKEERDSRGLRAEIVY from the coding sequence ATGTTCGTAGTTGGTGTGGACGGTTGCAGGGGCGGTTGGGTGGCTGCGGAGTGGAACACTCGCAAGAAGACTATCCAGCTCAAAGTTTTCGCTTCATTCACGGAAGTTTTGTCGGCATATCCCGAGAAACTGGCCAAGGCCATCGCGGTGGACATTCCTATCGGATTGATCGATGGTTCTCGCAAATGCGATATCGAAGCGCGGGCAGCGCTGATCTGCCGAAAGTCGAGCGTCTTTCCGGCACCGTACCGCAGTTATGTCAATCGAACTGACTATCACACCACGAACGAAGATTCGAAAAACCAATTTGGCAAGGGAATCTCAGCTCAGGCGTTTGGGATCTATCGCAAAGTCGCAGAGGTCGACGGCATCGTGATTCCCGAGTTCCAGTCCCGAGTAATCGAGGTGCACCCCGAGATTTGCTTTTGGGCGATGAACAACAAGAAAGATGTCTGTGCTTCGAAACATAGTGGACCGGGCTATCTGCAGCGGATAGAGCTCTTGAGGAAGAATATTGATCTTCAAGATCTTGAGTGGGAGAAAGTTATGACTGGCGTCCGCAGGGCAAAGCCCGATGATGTACTAGACGCGATCGCGGCAGCGTGGAGCGCGAGAAGGTGGGCAAACGGATCCTTCGAACGTTTCCCAGCGAAAGAAGAGCGGGATAGTCGCGGCCTTCGGGCGGAAATTGTCTATTAG
- a CDS encoding UxaA family hydrolase, whose product MTVTVDAPIDLSTITIEGFGRADGQVGIRNRLLVLFTVVCAEEVSRRIAWQLEDAVVAGWRDCLPDAGAQRKMIRIAQNPNIGGVLVLSLGCECSDAPGIAKAIAESGKPTELISIQAEGGTRNAIAKGIELGRAMLARNVERVAIPFSDLIVGVECGGSDTTSGIAANPAVGAAADRIVANGGTVVFEETNELLGCESTLSKRAADSDVRREILRSIEIAREWGDRTGQRAISSGNIEGGLTTIEEKSLGAVCKAGSSPVVGVLNGGEWERPAQPGLHLLAPYYVQEGGWTGAGTISDPNGVTELASCGAHLVVFTTGRGTVTGSGIVPVIKVCGNPETYARMSDNMDVNAGAIVEGRKSIAEVGEEILSRIAATAQGELTRAEDLGHFEFHI is encoded by the coding sequence ATGACCGTCACCGTCGACGCTCCAATCGACCTCTCCACCATCACTATCGAGGGTTTCGGGCGTGCTGATGGACAGGTCGGCATCCGCAATCGGCTGCTGGTGTTGTTCACCGTTGTCTGTGCGGAAGAAGTCTCGCGCCGGATTGCCTGGCAACTCGAAGATGCGGTCGTCGCGGGGTGGCGCGACTGCCTTCCCGATGCCGGCGCGCAACGCAAGATGATCCGCATCGCGCAGAACCCCAATATTGGCGGCGTGCTGGTCCTTTCGCTCGGGTGCGAATGTTCCGATGCCCCAGGCATCGCTAAAGCCATCGCCGAATCGGGCAAACCGACTGAACTCATCTCGATCCAGGCCGAAGGAGGCACCAGGAATGCCATAGCGAAGGGTATCGAGCTCGGCCGCGCCATGCTGGCGCGAAATGTCGAGCGCGTTGCCATCCCGTTTTCGGACTTGATCGTCGGGGTGGAGTGTGGCGGTTCGGACACCACGTCCGGGATTGCAGCCAACCCTGCCGTCGGCGCAGCCGCGGATCGAATCGTGGCCAACGGGGGAACGGTCGTTTTCGAAGAAACCAATGAGTTGTTGGGTTGTGAATCCACCCTGAGCAAGCGGGCGGCAGACTCCGACGTCCGCCGCGAGATCCTGCGCTCCATCGAGATCGCCCGCGAATGGGGCGACCGCACCGGTCAGCGCGCCATCAGCTCCGGCAACATCGAAGGCGGTCTCACCACCATCGAGGAGAAATCGCTTGGCGCGGTCTGCAAGGCTGGCTCGTCGCCGGTCGTCGGAGTGCTCAACGGTGGCGAATGGGAGCGCCCGGCGCAGCCAGGATTGCATCTACTCGCGCCCTACTACGTGCAGGAAGGCGGCTGGACCGGGGCAGGCACGATCAGCGATCCCAATGGCGTCACCGAGCTTGCAAGCTGTGGCGCGCACCTCGTGGTGTTCACCACTGGACGCGGAACGGTCACCGGCTCGGGTATCGTTCCGGTCATCAAGGTCTGCGGCAATCCAGAAACGTATGCACGCATGAGCGACAACATGGATGTGAATGCTGGCGCGATCGTCGAAGGCCGCAAGTCGATTGCCGAGGTGGGCGAGGAAATCCTTTCCCGAATCGCTGCCACCGCTCAGGGCGAACTGACCCGCGCCGAGGATCTCGGTCACTTCGAGTTTCATATCTAG
- a CDS encoding LUD domain-containing protein, giving the protein MNHPALDERIEELEDAASFHERYEQALHNPNLARNIGTYQRNWRGTRDRSLEEIDFEQLRVKFKGIKTHVTDELDAFLAQFTEQAERTGAKVHTARTAADAVDLVRQICEQHGTKLIVKSKSMVSEEVELNHALEPFGIDVVETDLGEWIVQKGHERPSHIVGPALHLGRRQVGELLNKVLDKPVSLEDIPEQVRTIRDVIRPAFFEAGVGMTGANALIAESGTVMIVTNEGNGRLSGSIPPVHIVLAGIEKLVPTFDDAMTQLRLLSRSATGQRLTVYTTFMTGPTEGHEMHIILVDNGRRMMRSMPEFVEALHCIRCGACSNVCPPYGEVSGHLFGHIYSGAIGLVVSGFHHGLESIARAQSLCLSCNACETVCPANIPLPQQILDVRKMVAEANGMNPKKEAVLEVYSRPWAFDAATRLGGRFSGPISRNGLVRNRKLPIVNRQTRWRSLPVPAPRPLQDLVPTGSFEEAQQPRIPSDVAGKTVALFPGCMTDRLYPEQGMAIVQTMRALGVKLVYPGGLNCCGLPASNMGDDAKAKKMAQETIIALENAIARTSADYVVSGSASCVAMLTQDYLHIFRNELTWQARAEALAAKVMDFTSFLVNVARIPAGTLASDTVTPVVTYHDSCQGLNALGISSEPREVLVDLLGCELRELDGNRTCCGFGGSFSFDYPEIAERLMKRKLDNAQATDAPLVVTDNQGCIMHLRGGADAEGRDIKVAHIAELVAARVAQLKD; this is encoded by the coding sequence ATGAACCACCCCGCGCTGGACGAGCGTATCGAGGAGCTCGAAGACGCAGCGTCTTTTCACGAGCGATATGAGCAAGCGCTGCACAATCCGAATCTCGCGCGCAACATCGGCACCTATCAACGAAACTGGCGCGGCACACGGGACCGGTCTCTCGAGGAGATCGACTTCGAGCAACTCCGCGTCAAGTTCAAGGGCATCAAGACCCATGTCACCGATGAGCTCGACGCGTTCCTGGCCCAATTCACCGAGCAAGCCGAACGTACCGGCGCGAAGGTTCACACCGCACGCACCGCAGCGGACGCGGTCGATCTCGTGCGCCAAATCTGCGAGCAGCATGGCACGAAGCTGATCGTCAAATCGAAATCGATGGTCAGTGAAGAGGTCGAGCTCAATCACGCGCTGGAGCCCTTTGGCATCGACGTGGTCGAAACCGACCTGGGTGAATGGATCGTGCAGAAGGGGCACGAACGGCCGAGCCATATCGTCGGGCCGGCGCTCCATCTCGGCCGGCGGCAAGTTGGTGAGCTCCTGAACAAGGTGCTCGACAAGCCGGTTTCGCTGGAGGACATCCCCGAGCAGGTCCGCACGATTCGCGATGTCATTCGGCCTGCCTTCTTCGAGGCTGGTGTTGGCATGACCGGCGCGAATGCGCTCATTGCCGAATCCGGTACGGTCATGATCGTCACGAACGAGGGCAACGGCCGGTTGTCTGGTTCGATTCCCCCGGTGCATATCGTGCTTGCTGGCATCGAGAAACTGGTTCCGACCTTCGACGATGCGATGACGCAACTCCGGCTCTTGAGCCGCAGCGCCACCGGGCAGCGCCTGACCGTCTACACCACCTTCATGACTGGTCCCACCGAGGGCCACGAAATGCACATCATCCTGGTCGACAACGGGCGCCGCATGATGCGTTCCATGCCGGAGTTCGTTGAGGCGCTGCATTGCATTCGGTGCGGCGCGTGCTCGAACGTTTGCCCGCCTTATGGCGAGGTGAGCGGGCATCTCTTCGGGCATATCTATTCCGGAGCGATCGGCCTCGTCGTTTCCGGCTTCCATCATGGCCTCGAGTCGATCGCGCGAGCGCAATCACTTTGCCTCTCCTGCAACGCCTGTGAGACGGTTTGCCCGGCCAATATCCCGCTGCCACAGCAGATTCTCGATGTGCGCAAGATGGTGGCGGAAGCCAACGGCATGAACCCGAAGAAGGAGGCCGTGCTCGAGGTCTACTCGCGCCCATGGGCATTCGACGCGGCGACACGCCTGGGCGGGCGCTTTTCTGGGCCAATCTCGCGCAACGGGCTAGTTCGCAACCGCAAACTGCCGATCGTCAACCGGCAAACCCGCTGGCGCAGCTTGCCGGTTCCCGCCCCGAGACCGCTACAGGACCTGGTGCCGACCGGATCATTCGAGGAAGCTCAGCAACCGAGAATTCCGAGCGATGTCGCCGGAAAGACAGTTGCTCTCTTCCCGGGCTGCATGACCGACCGGCTCTATCCGGAGCAGGGAATGGCAATTGTGCAGACCATGCGGGCGCTCGGTGTGAAGCTGGTCTATCCTGGCGGACTCAACTGTTGCGGACTGCCAGCCAGCAATATGGGCGATGACGCAAAAGCCAAGAAGATGGCGCAGGAGACCATCATCGCGCTCGAAAACGCCATTGCGCGCACCTCGGCCGATTACGTCGTCTCCGGTAGCGCGAGCTGTGTGGCCATGCTGACCCAGGACTACCTGCATATCTTCCGCAACGAGCTGACCTGGCAAGCCCGCGCCGAGGCGCTGGCGGCCAAGGTGATGGACTTCACCTCGTTCCTCGTCAATGTTGCGAGGATTCCGGCTGGGACGCTCGCGTCGGACACCGTGACGCCAGTCGTGACGTATCACGACTCGTGCCAGGGACTCAACGCGCTCGGCATCTCGTCCGAGCCACGCGAGGTGCTGGTCGATCTCCTGGGGTGCGAACTGCGCGAGCTCGACGGGAACCGCACCTGTTGCGGGTTTGGCGGCTCGTTCAGCTTCGACTATCCGGAGATTGCCGAACGTCTGATGAAGCGCAAACTCGACAATGCCCAGGCCACCGATGCGCCTCTCGTCGTCACCGATAACCAGGGATGCATCATGCATCTGCGCGGTGGCGCCGATGCCGAGGGCCGCGACATCAAGGTCGCTCATATCGCGGAACTCGTTGCTGCCCGCGTGGCGCAGTTGAAGGATTGA
- a CDS encoding LUD domain-containing protein, which yields MTVSLSPAEAVRTNQLVEEFTARISPLGVEVVRASGIEDAADFLVRIVHESGQNRAMMSGELRSTAPGLIGAVRKRGVEVEEVTTPESALDAPVGFVLGMNAVAETGSVLLAEPTLSDRAVGLLSLTCVQIVQTEMLLPGLDEAGAVLRRLALRPNGAYASLCTGPSRTADIEMSLTVGVQGPGKVAVLFVDELFA from the coding sequence ATGACCGTTTCGCTATCGCCCGCGGAGGCAGTGCGAACCAACCAACTGGTCGAGGAGTTCACCGCGCGCATCAGCCCGCTCGGTGTCGAAGTCGTCCGAGCCTCGGGGATCGAGGATGCCGCCGATTTTCTGGTGCGGATCGTCCACGAGTCTGGCCAGAACCGCGCCATGATGTCTGGGGAGCTGCGTTCGACCGCTCCTGGGCTGATCGGCGCGGTGCGCAAACGCGGTGTCGAGGTCGAGGAAGTCACTACCCCCGAATCCGCGCTCGATGCGCCGGTTGGATTCGTGCTGGGCATGAACGCGGTGGCCGAAACCGGGAGCGTCCTGCTGGCCGAGCCGACCTTGTCCGACCGTGCGGTCGGCCTCTTGAGCCTGACATGCGTGCAGATCGTTCAGACCGAAATGCTGCTCCCCGGGCTGGATGAAGCGGGTGCTGTACTCAGGCGGCTCGCCTTGCGTCCCAACGGCGCCTATGCCTCTCTTTGCACCGGACCAAGCCGCACCGCGGATATCGAAATGTCACTGACGGTTGGAGTGCAGGGACCGGGCAAGGTCGCGGTGCTCTTCGTGGATGAGCTCTTTGCATGA
- a CDS encoding carboxymuconolactone decarboxylase family protein, protein MSVRDLAPNLYEGVLNLENQVQASSLGSQLIHLIKLRASQLNHCAFCVNMHTEESLADGVDPRKLYLLTVWEEATVYTERERAALAWTESVTLVAETGVPDEAFEAVRTQFSETEVAELTVAIATINVWNRIAVSSRTPHS, encoded by the coding sequence ATGAGCGTCAGAGATCTGGCGCCGAATCTGTACGAAGGCGTCCTGAATCTCGAAAACCAGGTGCAGGCATCGAGTCTCGGATCGCAACTGATCCACCTGATCAAGTTGCGCGCCTCGCAGCTCAACCACTGCGCGTTCTGCGTGAACATGCATACCGAAGAATCGCTCGCGGATGGGGTCGATCCGCGCAAGCTCTATCTTCTGACGGTCTGGGAAGAAGCGACCGTCTATACCGAACGCGAACGCGCTGCTCTGGCGTGGACCGAGAGCGTGACGCTGGTCGCGGAAACCGGGGTGCCCGATGAGGCGTTCGAAGCGGTTCGGACTCAGTTCAGCGAAACGGAAGTTGCCGAGCTGACCGTGGCGATTGCCACGATCAATGTCTGGAACCGGATCGCGGTCAGTTCGCGTACCCCGCATTCCTAG
- a CDS encoding UxaA family hydrolase, with protein sequence MTSPDMIVLDPNDNVATALRDLDGPAIVSIANPDGSRFDLEIAGPIKLGHKVALVPIPQGAPAIKHGEPFGLATAPISPGEHAHVHNIISLSRIGEGE encoded by the coding sequence ATGACTTCTCCCGACATGATCGTCCTCGATCCAAACGACAATGTCGCCACCGCCCTGCGTGACCTCGATGGCCCCGCTATCGTCTCGATCGCGAACCCGGACGGTTCCCGCTTCGACCTCGAGATTGCCGGTCCCATCAAGCTCGGCCACAAGGTCGCCCTTGTCCCGATACCGCAGGGCGCTCCTGCCATCAAGCACGGCGAACCGTTCGGCCTTGCAACCGCTCCCATCTCACCCGGCGAGCATGCGCATGTGCACAACATCATCAGCCTCAGCCGGATTGGCGAAGGAGAGTGA
- a CDS encoding sugar ABC transporter ATP-binding protein, translating into MSESANQHVKHARADSEVRAPILQLINVSKRFPGVIALDDVSFDLYPGEVHVLVGENGAGKSTLVKLLSGIYQPDEGEIRFDGVPVHVRTPHDAQQLGISTVHQELNLIPHLDVGKNIYLGREPMRGRSGVIDWSALYSGARKQLRQLGIELDPHTPVARLGVAMQQMTEIAKALVNDARVLILDEPTAAITAEEAEQLFQLVEKLKAQGTGIILISHHLEDATRVGDRATVLRDGKYVDTLPMATSTPNDLIRLMVGRELVQQFPKEEIPFGEVALKVEHLNRAGVLRDISFEVRQGEILGLAGLVGAGRSEVARAVFGIDKIDSGTIEVFGCPVVNSTPGKAIDHGIALLPEDRKHQGLVLLLSVGDNISMAAPSATGAPPGLIPPRNRYQTARRFIEALRIKTPSARQKVMFLSGGNQQKVVLAKWMLTQARIFIFDEPTRGIDVGAKVEVYRLMGELLEGGAAIIMISSELPEVLGMSDRILVMREGEIVARFDRSEATQESIMSFAAASTQEEIGAAA; encoded by the coding sequence ATGTCCGAATCCGCGAACCAACACGTCAAACATGCAAGAGCGGACAGTGAAGTCCGTGCGCCCATCCTGCAACTCATCAACGTTTCCAAACGCTTTCCCGGTGTGATTGCACTCGATGACGTCAGCTTCGACCTTTACCCGGGCGAAGTTCACGTCCTCGTGGGTGAGAACGGCGCCGGGAAATCGACCCTTGTGAAGCTCCTATCGGGTATCTATCAACCTGACGAAGGCGAGATTCGCTTCGATGGTGTGCCTGTCCACGTGCGCACCCCGCACGACGCCCAGCAGCTTGGTATCAGTACCGTTCACCAGGAGCTCAACCTGATCCCGCATCTCGATGTGGGCAAGAACATCTATCTCGGCCGTGAGCCAATGCGTGGCCGGTCCGGCGTCATCGACTGGTCAGCGCTCTATTCCGGCGCGCGAAAACAGCTGCGCCAGCTCGGAATCGAGCTCGATCCCCACACTCCCGTTGCTCGCCTGGGCGTCGCCATGCAGCAGATGACGGAAATTGCGAAAGCGCTGGTCAACGATGCCCGCGTCTTGATCCTCGACGAACCGACTGCAGCCATCACCGCCGAGGAAGCGGAGCAGCTTTTCCAGCTCGTGGAGAAACTGAAAGCTCAGGGAACCGGGATTATTCTCATTTCCCATCACCTGGAGGACGCGACTCGTGTCGGTGACCGCGCGACCGTGCTGCGCGACGGGAAGTATGTCGATACCCTCCCAATGGCGACGTCGACACCGAACGATCTCATTCGGCTCATGGTCGGACGGGAACTGGTCCAGCAGTTTCCGAAGGAGGAGATTCCGTTCGGTGAGGTTGCGCTCAAGGTCGAGCACCTCAACCGCGCAGGCGTGTTGCGGGATATTTCGTTCGAGGTGCGTCAAGGCGAAATCCTCGGGCTCGCGGGTCTGGTTGGCGCAGGGCGCAGCGAGGTGGCCCGTGCGGTCTTCGGAATCGACAAGATCGATAGCGGCACGATCGAGGTCTTTGGCTGCCCCGTTGTGAATTCCACTCCTGGCAAAGCAATCGATCACGGCATCGCCCTCTTGCCGGAGGACCGCAAGCATCAGGGACTCGTGCTCCTGCTTTCGGTTGGCGACAACATCTCCATGGCGGCCCCAAGCGCGACGGGCGCGCCGCCTGGGTTGATTCCGCCTCGCAACCGGTACCAAACCGCGCGTCGCTTCATCGAAGCGCTGCGCATCAAGACGCCGAGCGCGCGCCAGAAGGTCATGTTCCTATCCGGCGGGAACCAGCAAAAGGTGGTGCTGGCGAAGTGGATGCTCACGCAAGCGCGCATCTTCATTTTCGACGAACCCACTCGCGGTATCGATGTGGGTGCCAAAGTCGAGGTCTATCGGCTCATGGGAGAGCTGCTGGAGGGAGGCGCGGCCATCATCATGATCTCGTCGGAACTGCCCGAAGTGCTCGGTATGAGCGACCGGATTCTCGTCATGCGCGAGGGTGAGATCGTGGCCCGTTTCGATCGTAGCGAAGCAACCCAGGAGTCGATCATGAGCTTCGCGGCCGCGAGTACCCAGGAAGAGATAGGAGCCGCCGCATGA
- a CDS encoding fumarylacetoacetate hydrolase family protein, giving the protein MSLCIYQIGADGKPLFGLIDGKKVIDIEAAGGPASLGVALQLSKADLDIALARVKESDLRTPLADVTLKAPIDWQEVWCAGVTYSRSRDARMEESRAEDVYDRVYEADRPELFFKGMRFRVAGPGEEIAVRSDSTWDVPEPECALVINSAGEIVGYTIGNDVSSRSIEGENPLYLPQAKVYDKAAALGPVITLASEIENPNDLSIELVIERDGAVGFQGTTSTNQLHRTFEDLVEYLYRDNTHYHGAILMTGTGIVPPSDFSLEAGDTVSITIEGIGTLTNPVVRLGR; this is encoded by the coding sequence TTGTCACTTTGCATCTACCAGATTGGCGCGGACGGTAAGCCGCTGTTCGGACTTATCGATGGCAAGAAGGTCATCGATATCGAGGCCGCGGGCGGACCGGCATCGCTGGGCGTGGCGCTGCAACTTTCGAAGGCCGATCTCGATATCGCGTTGGCTCGTGTCAAGGAAAGCGACCTACGCACGCCGCTGGCCGACGTCACACTCAAAGCGCCGATCGACTGGCAAGAGGTTTGGTGCGCCGGAGTGACCTATTCGCGCAGCCGCGACGCCCGTATGGAGGAATCGCGCGCCGAAGATGTCTACGACCGGGTCTACGAGGCTGATCGACCGGAGCTCTTTTTCAAAGGGATGCGTTTCCGGGTCGCCGGTCCAGGAGAAGAGATCGCGGTCCGCAGCGACAGCACATGGGACGTACCCGAGCCAGAATGCGCCCTGGTCATCAACAGCGCTGGCGAGATCGTCGGCTACACCATTGGCAACGACGTTTCCTCTCGCAGTATCGAAGGCGAAAACCCGCTCTATCTCCCGCAAGCAAAGGTCTACGACAAGGCGGCCGCGCTTGGTCCGGTCATCACGCTGGCATCGGAAATCGAGAATCCGAACGATCTTTCCATCGAGCTCGTCATCGAGCGGGACGGAGCGGTTGGGTTCCAGGGAACCACGAGCACCAATCAGCTCCATCGGACGTTCGAAGACCTGGTCGAGTATCTCTATCGAGACAACACCCACTACCACGGGGCTATTCTCATGACCGGAACGGGGATCGTTCCGCCCTCGGACTTCTCGCTCGAAGCCGGCGATACCGTTTCGATCACTATCGAGGGTATCGGGACGTTGACCAATCCAGTCGTCCGGCTGGGCAGATAG
- a CDS encoding RraA family protein, whose product MPTTDRRELFDKMANDLYVAVISDILDSLGFRDQVLESNIQPIDPLDRRVLVGTAHTILMAPIYEMKPEPYTRIIAAIDALQPGNVGVVATSGLASAAYWGELFSNAALGRGARGMLLDGYHRDTRKILDLGFPVFSTGARPFDAAGRTQCIDFDCPVVCGGVKVYPGDIVFAEIDGIAVIPAAVADECVAKAFEKVATEDRARDDLRDGALLSEVWNRYRVL is encoded by the coding sequence GTGCCCACTACCGACCGCCGCGAGCTTTTCGACAAGATGGCGAACGACCTCTACGTTGCCGTGATTTCCGACATCCTCGACTCGCTGGGGTTTCGCGATCAGGTGCTGGAGTCGAACATCCAACCGATCGACCCGCTCGATCGACGGGTGTTGGTCGGGACGGCCCATACCATTCTCATGGCTCCCATCTATGAAATGAAACCCGAGCCGTACACCAGAATCATTGCTGCCATCGACGCGCTTCAGCCGGGAAATGTCGGCGTGGTCGCCACGAGCGGACTTGCGAGCGCCGCCTACTGGGGCGAGCTCTTCTCGAATGCTGCGCTCGGCCGTGGCGCGCGTGGCATGCTGCTCGATGGGTACCATCGCGACACCCGCAAGATCCTCGACCTGGGATTCCCAGTCTTCTCCACGGGCGCGCGTCCCTTCGACGCCGCCGGCAGAACGCAGTGCATCGATTTCGATTGCCCGGTCGTATGCGGCGGGGTCAAGGTCTACCCGGGTGACATCGTGTTTGCCGAAATCGACGGAATCGCGGTCATTCCGGCGGCGGTTGCGGACGAATGTGTCGCCAAGGCATTCGAGAAAGTCGCGACCGAAGACCGTGCGCGCGACGATCTGCGTGATGGCGCTCTGCTGAGTGAGGTCTGGAATCGGTATCGTGTGCTCTAG
- the rbsD gene encoding D-ribose pyranase translates to MKKGGILHPELSRVLASSGHTDYLLISDRGFPVPEEPERIDLALVDDKPTVLDVLAAIEAEWSIDRIVITEEMTLVSPQRVAELESLLPGVRFETVSHIELKRLGRSAKATIRTGDSCPYANCIIVSG, encoded by the coding sequence ATGAAGAAGGGCGGCATTCTGCATCCCGAACTGAGCCGCGTGCTTGCCAGCAGCGGGCATACCGACTATCTGCTCATCAGCGACCGTGGTTTTCCGGTACCGGAGGAACCGGAGCGCATCGATCTCGCGCTCGTCGATGACAAGCCGACCGTGCTCGATGTGCTGGCGGCGATCGAGGCCGAATGGTCGATCGACCGCATCGTGATCACCGAAGAGATGACGTTGGTCTCCCCGCAACGCGTCGCCGAACTCGAGTCCCTCTTGCCTGGCGTCCGCTTCGAAACGGTCTCGCACATCGAGCTGAAACGGCTTGGGCGCAGCGCGAAAGCCACCATTCGCACGGGAGACTCGTGCCCCTATGCCAACTGCATCATCGTCTCGGGCTGA